A portion of the Hydractinia symbiolongicarpus strain clone_291-10 chromosome 10, HSymV2.1, whole genome shotgun sequence genome contains these proteins:
- the LOC130612150 gene encoding rho guanine nucleotide exchange factor 39-like, with amino-acid sequence MINSHNSESSTSISSNEVPQESIKERSISRKRKKILNEIYETEKTYQYHLMLLTTLFLEPIKVSSVLSPRLIDGIFSNIEAIQSVSSHLLESMEEQGVAHALLELAPFMKLYSLYANNFDNANKLLEEQQVKNPDFSRLLKFQESREEMQSLKFSALLVTPIQRVPRYRLLLENLLSKTFEYDPDFSKLKDAFEKISKVATHINECVRQHENFHKMLSIQNSFTGSTAPKILAPGRYFIREGVVTKISERGRAKEKTLFLFNDLLLCAKKETSCTYRCCDIYPLVNCIIEQVMGNQSNGNGLFKIICKEKSMLLCSKFEQKSWSHDIKHAVSQLHSNLASLKRTDYVISSSVPQDLHRFQNKKSSSVKGLPSTISSAKLKRLPDLARSCTMQATSSDLQKRWTCPSIDANGNYIGDANKPSFSFSEDTFHKLTCSIDTEKSSILEEKSSKKRSGSASSQKANWTLTESSIVESRRPLHVLTNGAKKLGCSSTKRKQQRQDQRNSLSPYSKEKALSGRIVKKTGNLESLDFTNSRTFDFDNVAVDIKEAANNNNGCAVM; translated from the exons TTATTTTTGGAACCAATCAAAGTATCCTCTGTGTTATCACCAAGATTGATTGATGGGATTTTTTCTAATATCGAAGCCATCCAATCTGTGTCCTCACATTTACTAGAATCAATGGAAGAACAAGGAGTTGCTCATGCTTTGTTGGAGCTTGCACCGTTCATGAAACTCTACTCTTTGTATGCAAATAACTTTGATAATGCTAATAAACTGTTAGAG GAGCAACAAGTAAAAAATCCTGATTTTTCGAGGTTGTTGAAGTTTCAAGAGAGCAGAGAGGAAATGCAATCTTTAAAGTTCAGTGCTCTCCTTGTAACACCTATTCAAAGAGTTCCAAG ATATCGTCTTCTGCTGGAGAATCTTTTGAGCAAAACCTTTGAATATGATCCAGATTTTTCAAAGTTAAAAG atGCATTCGAAAAGATATCAAAAGTGGCAACCCACATAAATGAGTGTGTGAGGCAACATGAAAACTTTCACAAAATGTTATCTATACAAAACAGTTTTACTGGCAGTACAGCTCCAAAGATATTAGCACCAG GACGATATTTTATCAGAGAGGGTGTTGTAACTAAG atAAGTGAACGAGGCAGAGCAAAAGAGaaaacattgtttttgtttaatgATCTACTTTTGTGTGCAAAGAAAGAAACATCCTG CACTTACCGTTGCTGTGATATATATCCATTAGTCAACTGCATTATTGAGCAAGTGATGGGTAACCAAAGTAATGGGAATGGTTTATTTAAG AtaatttgtaaagaaaaatCCATGTTGTTATGCTCGAAGTTTGAACAGAAATCTTGGAGTCATGATATTAAACACGCCGTTAG TCAGCTTCATTCGAACTTAGCATCATTGAAACGCACAGATTATGTTATTTCATCATCTGTACCGCAAGATCTGCACAGGTTTCAAAATAAGAAATCTTCCTCTGTTAAA GGTCTTCCATCTACTATCTCCTCTGCAAAGTTGAAGAGACTTCCAGATCTTGCAAGAAGTTGTACAATGCAAGCAACCAGCAGCGACTTGCAAAAACGGTGGACGTGTCCTAGTATTGACGCAAATGGGAATTACATCGGTGATGCAAACAAACCAAGTTTTTCTTTTAGTGAAGATACCTTTCATAAGTTAACCTGTTCAATCGATACTGAGAAGTCCAGCATACTGGAGGAG aAATCATCGAAAAAACGGAGTGGATCTGCATCCAGTCAAAAGGCAAATTGGACTCTTACCGAGTCCTCTATTGTCGAAAGCCGCCGTCCGTTGCACGTGTTAACTAACGGAGCGAAGAAATTAGGTTGCAGCTCTACGAAGCGTAAACAACAACGACAGGATCAAAGGAATTCTTTATCTCCTTATTCAAAAGAG AAAGCTTTATCAGGAAGGATAGTTAAAAAAACTGGAAATCTTGAGTCGCTTGATTTTACAAACTCAAG GACTTTCGATTTTGATAATGTCGCGGTGGACATTAAGGAGGCTGCAAATAACAATAACGGCTGTGCCGTCATGTGA